The genomic region TTTGTTGCCAATTTGTTACGTGTTCTAAGACATCGACACAAACAACCACATCAAAATAGCGATCGGCATAGGGCAGATCTTCGGCATATCCATACTGATAGTCAATCTCGAACCCAGAAGTTGCAGCATGGGCTTTCGCTGTAGCAATACAACTTTGAGAGCGATCGATGCCGAAAACCTTTGCACCCCGTGCAGCTAAAAATTCGCAAGAAAATCCTCCACCACAACCAACATCCAAAACTCTCAGCCCTTGCCAATTGGTTAAATGGCGATCGAAGTACTGAAAGCGAAGGGGATTAAGGCGGTGCAGGGCGTAGATCTTAGCATCAGGTTGCCACCACTGGGCAGCACTGCGATCGTAAAACTCTAAATCGTTTTTTTTCACTAGCAAACAAATCAGTTATCAGTTGTCAGGGAGCAGTTGTCAGGTGTCAATGTAGAGACGTTACTAACGTCTCTACAAAGTTATCAGTTGTCAGTAACCCGCTTTCACGTAGTTTAGCGTTCGTATAGCTTGCTTAAGCGAAGGGGTAGTATAGCGTTCACGTAGTGTAGCGTTCAGCGTCTAGCGCTTAGCATCAACCGTCAACTATCAACCACCAATTACCAATTACCCTTATACAGTCCGCATTGCCACTCTAGCAGCATCAAAGTCTATCAGCTTAGTCATAGCGCCGCTGCTTAAATCTATAGTATAAAGGGCATTTGGTTGTATATATCTCTGTGCGCCAAAAGCAATCAGCTGGTTAGCATTGTTGCATAGTAGGCTTTGCAAGCCATTACCCCAAGAGTTGTTATTCAACCACAATTGTACTAACGGCGTGACACTAGCTTGCGCTAAGTTAATTCTGACTAGAGTAGTAGCACCGTTAGCAACGGCAGTGGTATAAATCGTGCCGTTGGGACAGATTGCTAAGGTACTATATTTTTGGTCAGATGGTAGGCTGAGTCTGACATTAAAAGTTCCCGTATTGGGGTTAACTTCTACCAGTCTTACAGGTGGTGTCCCGTTCTTATTGGCGACCAAACCAAGCAGCGTGCCATCTGGAGTTACCATCAAACTTTCGAGTCTTTGCTGGGGTGTAAGTCCTGAAACTGTCACATCGGCGCGAGATATCCCAGGAAAGCTGAGACGTGTCGGGTTTCTGCCTTTCCTTCTACTGGTTCTAGCAGGAGTTATGGCAACTACAGGCGTACCATCAATTAAGTAGGCAAAACCGCTAATACTCTCATCCGTGGGTATTACAGATGTTACCCCCCCCTGCCTTCTCCCTGTTGGCAAGTCGATCGAGCTAATAATGACTTGTTGGGATGTATCAGAGGTATCGGAGGCATCGCCTGTTTCCACAGAAGGACTAGAAACATCGGTACGACTAGAATCTGGGGTAGTAACAGTTCCCCTAGAACTAATGCCCGCGATCGTCAAACCTGACGTTTGTGCCGAGGTTTTGCTAGCTAGATAGCTAAATCCGGCAATTGTAGTTGTGGCGATCGCCAATTGTCCAAACCGACGACGAGAAATTCTAATTTCCATGTGGAGTGAGTAGTGAAACTACAAATGACTAATGACTAATTACCCAACCCTTATCCATCTAGCCACTGAAGGTACGCGACTGTTATTGCTGACGAACAACATGTACCAGCCAGCAGGGGCAATATTGCGATTAGATGTCAGAGTCACGGATAAGGAGGTGCTGGTTCTAGAGGCGATCGGCACATCTACCAGCCGTTGTTCTGTATCTAGTCCGTGCGTTGTTGCCATTGGTCTAATTAGGCTTACCCATTGGATGTTCTGTGCCTGGGGGGTTGTAACCGTGAATGTATTGCCCAAGGAGATTTCTGCGGGTGCATTCTGAATTGTCGGTCGCGTTTGCGAGATGTAAGGCGGGCTGTAAATTTCAATTTGCCTATCCTCACAAGGTAGAGGTGGCGAACTACCTGGAAGGTTGCCATTGCTATCGCATTCATTTAACCGCCTGGGATTACCACCCGTGGTGACAACTCTGCCATCTGGTAGCAGTAAGGCAACCGAGTGATAGAGGCGAACTCGGCTAGCTGGAGCTGTTAGCGTCCAAGTATTATCGATCGGGTCGTAGATCTCTGCGGTCAGTGTAGCAGCATTCCCAGCTTCATCAAATCCGCTCCCGTTACAAACTAAAACCGTGCGATCGGGCAGAATTACGGCGTTGTGGTGCTTGCGAGCAAAGTTGAGCGATGGTGCAGCTGCATATGCAGGGGTACTTGCGTTTAAGTTGATGATACTGACTCTATTGGTTGCCTGATTGGGATTTCCACCCCCAATCACCATGACTCGTTGGTCTTGAGCTGGTGGAAGCAGTACGCTAGCAGCTTGAGCGCCAGAGTCAGGCTGTTGCAATGCACCTACGGGTGTTTCAGTAATTCGTTGATTGAAGTTTCCTGGTAAGGTGAGCAGGCGAGCGGAAACACCATTGTTAAAGGCAAAATAGCCTCCTGTATAAAAAACCTGCCCCGTAGCGGTCAAGATCAGATGGGCGTAAAGCTCGAAAGGACTGGTAGCTTGAGAAAAAGCTCTCCAAGAGCTGGAATATATTTCTGGGTTGATCGCTAGATTGCCATTCACATCCAGCCCCGATAAGGCAAAAATTCGACCGTTGCCCAGCGTTAGAACTGTAGGATACCAGCGACCATACTTCATTGAGGCTATGGCTGTCAGCTGCTCGTTACTCGGATCGAATAAAAAAGCAGAGGTTGCTCCATAGAAAGGGTCGTATTGCAGAGTTCCACCTGCAATCATTAAGCGACCGTCAGCGCGAAACGATTGTCCGGCACAGAAAAGATCGATGGGCAATCCAGATGGATCAGTTGGTGGCGATTGGCTGGTAAACGTGCCGCTATTTACATCCCAAACTACGCTGTTGAAGGGAGAATTAATTCGCGTGGGGTTATTTCCCGAACCAGTGAAGAAAAAGACTTTTCCCGTTCGTAGTAATGCCGCATGGACGGGGTTGAGCGGGACTTGATAGGACAGAAGTTGCCAGCTACCTACACCACTACCTTGGGCTATGAGCGTCCTAGCGTCAGGTTTCTTGGTAGGTAAATTAAGTAGTTCATGCTGAATCACTTAAATTTGTATCCTCCTGATGTCAGTTATCAGTTATCAGTTATTCCGTTATCAGTTATTCCGTTATCAGTTATCAGCGATCGGTACAGTGAGGTGATATTGTGCCGCACCTTTCTATCACCATTAGCTAATAGCTAATAGCTCATAACTCATTACTCGTAATTGATGGCTAATTGCGATCGCGTCGATCGCCTCTGTGCTAACTATCTGTATTAATTAGTTTTGTCTCTGTTTGACTTCAGCCCTAAAATGAAGACAAAAAACTCTGATGACTGCTTTTAGCCTAAACTTTACTCTTGATTTGTGGTAGAGCCAACATTCAAATGCTTGCCGAGAGCCAATCGACAATTTTCTCGGTTAAGTCTGAAAGCAACTTTAATCCGCGAATATTTTCTCAATATACACGACATATTATCAAACTCAACTATTTTTTTGACAAAGTTTGTATCGAAAAATCATACATTTTATTCGTGCAAATTTTGCACGTTTGGTTTGAATTTTTGCAAAAACTTTGTCTTTCTTGAAACAA from Chroococcidiopsis sp. SAG 2025 harbors:
- the ubiG gene encoding bifunctional 2-polyprenyl-6-hydroxyphenol methylase/3-demethylubiquinol 3-O-methyltransferase UbiG — its product is MKKNDLEFYDRSAAQWWQPDAKIYALHRLNPLRFQYFDRHLTNWQGLRVLDVGCGGGFSCEFLAARGAKVFGIDRSQSCIATAKAHAATSGFEIDYQYGYAEDLPYADRYFDVVVCVDVLEHVTNWQQTITEIHRVLQPGGTFCFDTINRTVQSQLMMIWFLEGVVKAIDRGIHDWEKFIKPEELTSLMQQQSFTNIDIKGFSLFGSSPWDAIATFWHYKRTGSLRASITDNTSVMYIGKAEKTARS
- a CDS encoding galactose oxidase-like domain-containing protein, yielding MIQHELLNLPTKKPDARTLIAQGSGVGSWQLLSYQVPLNPVHAALLRTGKVFFFTGSGNNPTRINSPFNSVVWDVNSGTFTSQSPPTDPSGLPIDLFCAGQSFRADGRLMIAGGTLQYDPFYGATSAFLFDPSNEQLTAIASMKYGRWYPTVLTLGNGRIFALSGLDVNGNLAINPEIYSSSWRAFSQATSPFELYAHLILTATGQVFYTGGYFAFNNGVSARLLTLPGNFNQRITETPVGALQQPDSGAQAASVLLPPAQDQRVMVIGGGNPNQATNRVSIINLNASTPAYAAAPSLNFARKHHNAVILPDRTVLVCNGSGFDEAGNAATLTAEIYDPIDNTWTLTAPASRVRLYHSVALLLPDGRVVTTGGNPRRLNECDSNGNLPGSSPPLPCEDRQIEIYSPPYISQTRPTIQNAPAEISLGNTFTVTTPQAQNIQWVSLIRPMATTHGLDTEQRLVDVPIASRTSTSLSVTLTSNRNIAPAGWYMLFVSNNSRVPSVARWIRVG